TTAGTAAATTGTTTTAATGCAGTTAGATTACTATAGTTGTCAGTGCAAGACAGCATAAATTATAAGGATTGCAAATCGATTAGGCGGCCTCAAAAAATACCAACCAATAACTAGTGAGCCATAAGATTACCAAACAAGTGTTCATAAAGTGGCTTCTGTgtgtacatcaaaaaaaaaataaagtggcATCTGTGTGTACATAGATGTGTACAAGTAATTGACTGGGAGATGCATCGAGTTACTGCTAGCCACCAATGCATGGTGAGAGCCAATAACACTGTACAAGAGACGGGGTGGTGCACCTCCTCTTAAACTGCCCAAAATAACAGAGAAATTAAGTTTCAAGCAAACTCGGACATCAGGGGCTCATCAAATAAGAGATCGGGCCAGAATGTAGTAGTGACGCTCCCGCCATGGCTAGAAGAGCTACAGGCATCTCCGCTGCCCATCGAGGCAACAGCTAGAGGAGGAAGAgtcgaaggaggaggaggaggaggaggagataccACTGGGGTTGCAAGGCCTTTGCTCTCTCCCTGGCTAAAGTCCATAAATGTGGAACCCTCTCTGGCATCACtgcccaaaggctgctccaaaCTGCATGAAAACTCTGACAAGTGGTGAAGTCGAGTTTGAGCATTAACTACTGTGAAGGGGTTATGGGAAGGATTTGAAACGACGGCATTAAGAGGCAGCTGGTTCGATAAGTTCATAGCATCCATTTCCCCAGTAAGAGTGTTGCCATTGGAACTATTACTGATCGCAGCTGAAGACTGGAGAAAGTACTGAAGGCACTGGAGGTTGGCCAACCTAGCAGCTTCCGCACGTAACTGGTCATCCAACGAGCGGCAGTCCATGAGACCTCCAAGGCTTGCAAGGGCCATGAGTTGGGGCAGGGTGGCGAAAAGGTCGGTCCTTGGCCGGTGTGTCATTGGGTCGATGCCCACACGGATCAACTTCTTCTTTAGATGGGTGTTCCAGAAGTTCTTAATCTCGTTGTCCGTTCGGCCTGGGAGGTGCGTTGCGATTGCTGACCACCTAAGTAAACAAAGCAGTGAgataggtctctctctctctctctctctctctctctctctctggaatGCAGGCAAGGGTTATGTTATAGAGGATGCATGGTCAGAAAGTGAGAAATATTACTTGTTGCCAAGGATGGAGTGGAGATGGAGAATGGTCTGCTCTTCCTCAGAGGAGAACTTCCCTCTCTTGATGTCTGGCCTCAAGTAGTTTGTCCATCGAAGTCTGCAGCTCTTGCCACATCTCTGGAGTCCTATAATAGAATAAAGTAATTAAGCCGCCCTTTACATAGGTATATATGAGAGAAATTTGGAAATATCAGAGATATGATgatgagagggagagagagtacCAGCAAGTTTCGGCAGGGCCCTCCAGCTGCCGTGGCCATGCTTTTGGATGTATTGGATGAGCTTCTGGTCTTCTTCAGGAGTCCAGGGGCCCTTCTTGAGGCCGATCTCATCACAACAGGGGGATCTTCCCATTGTTTCCTGGTTCTGGGGGAGTGGTGGCCCAAGTTAATTTCCTCCCTCGCTTGTCTTCAGTCCATGGCCATTTATACACCTGCTTAGCTTGTGTATCTGACTAAATTTTTAGCTTCTTTGGGAAAATGACTATTGAGCCCTTCCTTCGTACGAATATATAACAAGATTGCTTGACGTAGCGAGAAagattttcctttccttttcttttccagaTTTGTTGGTCGCACTAGATAATAACATTTGGGGACTTGCAGCAACGCTGACTTGCAACAGTCAGCTCGAAACCTTGTGATCAAATTAGATCAGGCGTATGGGAGGAATTGTGAATGCTTTACACTGTTCTTACGTTGATAGAACACATAATTGTTTTAAAATTTGATCTCAATATCCAGATTATATCAACGTTTTTGAGAATACGCATATCATGCaagcacagagagagagagagagagagagggataaaGATAATCCAAGGGATTTAGAATCTAAACATTATAAACTAATTAACTCACTTGGCATGGCTTGTGTTTGGAGTGAATGTCAAAGATTCCCATGTTTCTTCACTCTGTctactgtttttttttaattatttctttTGCAATCCTTACTTGCCAATAGGATCCACTTATGCAGCTAGTGTAAATGAATAGTTTAATAATCAGTGAAAAGCATCAGTGTATCAATTTTCTTCCTTAAATTTCATACaactaatttctttctttttttttttttttgatgctcgTATCCAACACTAGTTGGCATTAGATTGTGCCAGCTAGCTTTAGGTGCCACCCTAATTTTGTACCCCAAACTTGCCTACGGGTCTCGTCTCCAAAAGTAATATATATGCACATAAATTGATAACACTAATCTCCTTGTGAGGGAAAAGCAAAGGCACCTTCAACCAAAGTGGTAGGTATTTTTATAGGGCATGACAATAGAATCCAGCGACTCCTGCCATTTGGATTCTTGATTCTCCAACGGAGGCCATGTCAAGGCACGAGAGCGACCACTGAAGGTCTAGTTGCTGCCATCGTTTATGAAGCTACTTCATTGGACAATGTAATTGAACTGGAACCCAAGAAACTATTGCATGACACCATGGAGGGTCGTGGGATTATGGCCGAAGGCTAGGAGAAGCTGACGATAAAAACCTATTCTTTATGAGGTTAATCAACTAGCTAGAAGGTGGCAGTGGGGGACTATATTGACAATGCCATCCAGATTATTGAAAAACTCTTGAATTGATTATGACCTTTGAAGCCATTCATAAATTATTAGCATATTCATGATTAAGGATGGAAATTTTCAATTTCTATGTGGCACAGTCTAATTTTTTGCTATTTTACAGGTAATAGCAGATCAAATGATGCAGAAGAGGGGACCTGTGGCCTAGGAAGTGACAGTTTTCCCACTCTGACCAACCTCTTTTCCCATTGGCTCTCATTCTATAGTTAGATTTGggttgtttatatatatatatatataatgctgACAGCCTAAGAGTTTATCACGCTGTAATTAATTAGCATGTCATTAACATAACATAGTCATGAGTTAGATACAATGAATCTGATCACATCGAATCTATCAATGGTCTGATATCTAAGAACACCTTGTTTTGGTTAGGAAATTAAAGAATCGAGCAATTAAAGAATTAGAACCTGCATTCTCACTTTAGTCTACTTAATTCTGGTCCCTTTACCTTCTTTCTTCATAACATCtcctcaaaaataaaagaaaagaaaagaaagaaaaagacctTGAAGACTTTGAGTTGGTCAAACATTATTGTTATGGAGCAAACATCTGGTGAATAAATAACCCTTCTTCAAAGAGATGGGAAGGGTGTGTCTGAGAGTGCACAACGACAAAGCGCAGTAAAGGTGGGGCAGGCTTGAGGGAAATAAGGGCTCGATGGCATCACTAGAACAGAGCAGTTGGGCCGAAGGTACGGCGTGTCTCACATTGGTAGAGGAGAAAACGAAGACATGAAGACATGATAGAATTTcctcttaaattatttgaacgACAAGTACATACAAAACAATCACCAAATGAATGAAACTAAAAACTCCATAGCAAATTAAAACTACAATGGAAAACAGATTCTCCAGCTTTACATTGGcccaagtgttttttttttttacttccgaCTGTAGTCTACCATGAAGTGAAATCTAAGGTTAGCACATTGTTGTTATGTATGATCAGCATGAAGCTTATTAACAAAATCGTTATTGTCatctccataaaagttagcatttCACAGTTTCTAATCAGTAGAATATTTCAATGTCATGGAGACTAGCGGACGCGACgtttattattttgatgatgCAGCAGAGTCAGGGAAGGAGTTGGTGCAGCTAGCAACCAAAATATCCATCACCTTCCTACAGTGCCTTCGCAAAGACATTCTCCATGGACGACGTAATACCCTCCCTCTATGAGCTGGAAAATTAGGTATCACCCTTAAGGATCACCACTATATATATAACTGGGAGATCAGAAGTGGTATATTCCTGAATTTACTCACAGAAAACATCATATTGTAAGAGAAGACTATTATAATAAATAGtttgagagaaagagaaaagaactggaaggtgggttttattCCCTTCGTCTTCTTTgtcaattttctttcttttcttttctttttttcgcatgccttatttttcttccttgcttgcatcATTTGGTGAAGGCCACAAGCTTTGCAATAAGATAACCCAGGGTTAGAGGAAACCTGGCCAGCAACCACTTCAACCAGGCTAGAAAGTTTGACATTTTTGTAGGGTGCTTATCTGGTGGACCATCCTCGATCTATGGTATGTAAACATGATATCTCTTATGTCACCCTTCTAATAGCAGATAAACAGACCCCAGCTAACAAACTGATTTTCTCATAAAGTAATTTCATAAGAGGCAAGATAGggtggaaagaaaaaaggaatgcATAGACAAAAGCTCATTCAGATGCTTCTGCTATAATTTGCTGCTTCCCTCCTGTCTAATATATATACACATCTAGTTTGGACTGCACAAAGATTATTTTAAGCATATAGAATTTTGATTTAGTATGTACCAACGAAAAAATCGATACAAGACTGGATGGCATAATGATCAATCGATCTTACAAAGATTACTAGTTATCCAACTATTACCTGGGGTTGGATTCACGgatgcctccctccctctctccccctttttttggtGCCACAACTGTCGCAACTGAGGATCTCACAAAAAAGGCTAGCCGAAAGATATTTTTTAGGCTTCTTAGTCCTttttaagtatccaagatctcctCGATAAATAACTGATGTGGACTAAACAAATCCCGGCACAGGTCCTCACAACAAAACAACCGAAAAAATGAAGAGATTCTGGCTAGATACACCTTAggaaaaatttaattatttgctGTAGGTCTCGTTGAATAACATACTGAAGGAATCTGACAGTTAAAACTAATGCAGCAGGATGGGAATTATAAGCACCACATCATtatcaaaagaagaaaagaaatgatatcGGCATGAGTGTAGAACATCCTATATATGCACGTGAGTCGTATTCAAGTCATAATAttaaaagttaaaaccaacaAACCCCTCCTAAAATAATGACAGACAACTGTATATAGGTTTATTTGCTGCAGGGTCAAATAAATTTAATGCTAAACTCGTCAGATCTCTACCATAGGATGCTAGCTCCTCTCTGTGTCTCTCTCGGAGAgggtggaccattgtagtagcTTGGTGGTTATGACTTCAGTCTGGAACTCTCTTACATCATAGGCCGGATCCAAATTAGTCCATCCATCATAATGTTGAAAAATGGACATGGTATTGTTACATAGTTgcaatgagaagaaaaaaaaaatggataataACAAAAGCtattcttattttgataattaaggtAACAGTAAGTTTCAAAAAGAGAACAAGTAGATGTTCAGCAACATGAATAACAGCCTAATTAACAAGAGTGAAAGATCCAAGTATCTTGTAGTGCAAAACTGAAAGCACAGAGTGTCAAAATTCTCATCTAATCTTTGACATGTTCCTAAAATTCAAATGGTATCACACAATTATTTAGCAAGAAGAAAACCAGAATTTTATACTAAAAAAATGGAATGTGAATTTTCCATGCCAACAATAGGTGCAACCTCTATAATAGCTGCCATGAAAGTTGTACACATTTCATCTGGACTATATATATTGTAATCTACAAAACACTTGAAAACATTTAAAGAATTGGCAAGCATACTTGATACTGctcattatttgaatttgaTAGACTATGGTACAAATTAACTCTTGCTAAAAAGCTCCCGTTTTCTGTAAGCGTATGAGAGAAGCATAGCTGCAGTCATATTCTCCACCAGGAGTCATCGTGTTGCCATTACAAAAGACAAACAGCTGAGACTAAAGAAGGGCAGTTCCGCAACAGAGTACAGTTTAGGTTTGTGAGCAAAGAACTTCCCCCAGATGTTGGATTTTCTCAGCAACTCCGCCCAACATCATGGGAATCTTTTGCTTCTGTGATTGATAATTTAGTTCATTACACCCATGGAAGATTATGTATTTCGAGCCacctaatcttttttttttctcctccctgCTCTTTTTCCCTCTTAATTGTGTGTCAGTCAGCAACTACTACGGTTGCTCAACTACAATAGTAATTATGACCTTAGACCCCTAGTTGAGACCTATCAAAGTATAAGAATGAACTTATTATATAGCATTCATCAACTTGATGATCTGAACATGGATATGAGCTACAATCAGTAACAACCTTAGACCACCTTCCCCGCCTCGGTCAATATTACATTATCATATCAAGGGACGTGTCTTACCAAATCAtagatttttttgcatgaagCAGTCATCATGCAGATTGGTAAATGCAGTACATGCTATGAAAATATTTGTGAACAAGCTATCTATCTTTGGCAATAAATCAGTTAGAACAGCCGCCATGTCTGATTCCATGTAGAAGAAACCAAGTACTTGGTTTGGGTGCAGTGGTTTTGCAGCCAACTGATTCGTAGACATTTTATAGCAAGGTTCTCAAACTTGTCAACACCCAAAACTGCAATATCCTGTAACAAGGTTAAGATACTCTGATGATAAAGAATCATGAATCATATAAGTACCATCTTAACTTTGCATAAGACTAGTGAGTTGCACAATACCATTATGTTAATGACTTCATATATTTTCCACTTCTAGTGATCTCCTAATGATTTAATTAACACACAACTTGCAGGGTTCTTTATCCACTAGATCATAATACATTTTtgtgaccatatatatatatacaccatGCTGGACTAGGGTACAGTGTTAGCTCGCTGTAAAGATATTCTCCGAAACAAGAAAGTAGACAATCTTCTGGTCCTTGATTGATCTACTTTAGCCAATTAGACGAATCTAATTATTTGATTAATGGATTTTGATCATGGTTGTGGTCTTTCCCGGGcttgtttaattttttatttttcattataaaaAACTCGTTGGATGATCAATTTTTTGGTGCAACTTATTCATGCACAACACTATTGATTAAAGAATCCGACGTATGCAGCAAGCAAACTAATAGTAGAGATGGGAGCCAAATAGCCTCAGTTTACAGAAATACCAGATTCCCTCTTTTAATTCCTTAATGTCGTTGACTCACGTAACACTCATTTAGCCAATTTTTTCAGTGATCAAGGAGCTGCTCTTTCAAGGAAAACCCCACATGTGAACACAAGCTAAAGAATGCCAAAGCTTAGTGGTAACATGTCAGAACAAGTATCAATTTGCTCCAAAAATCATACTGGCTACCATTCCCTAACCTTTCGAGTTTTCTAACAGTTGTACTGCTACTTATGGCTACCATGACTCTATCTAAATTATGCTCCTTTAAGGTTTTATTCCATTTAACTTAAGATGATGGTAATATTTATGTAGAAAAGGCATGCAGAATGATTTATCTACTATTGATCTTGGTATACATATGTGTATCTTTAGTTTGCGAACATTAGTCCCCTGAAAATTTTTCCTTCAAAAGTTCTACTGAACGAAGCATCTTATTCTTCCATCTCTAGCATCATTATGAAGTCGGCATCTGAGTACAGCAACTTTGCTAGTTTGCCCTAGACAAATTTGGGTTCGGAACAAAGTCAAGACATGAGCTATTGAGATATCAAAATGTCTTGATAGTTTAAAAGGAATATAAGACTTTAAATCCATTACAAGATAAGAAGATGACCAACTTGCAAGCCTAGCAAGGAAGGTTCTTATCTTCATAGTCATCCATTCCAAACATTCAGTAAGTGACGACATGGAGAAAAATTTTTGTGGCGCATTATGGTTGCAGGGTACAACTTAAAGAAAGAATAAGTGTAGATAGGAAATCATATGCTCATAAAAGGAAGAAGACAGACAACGAGTAAAGAAGCCAAGGGCCTCCTAGATGCCCCCGCCCTCTGGTTTCCTAAAGATAAACTTCAACGACAGTATAGCTAAGGACGGAAGCCGTGGAGGCACGTAATTTGTTATTAGTGACTATGATGCCAGACTAGTGGCGGCTGGAGGGCGGCGGATTTTCGACTCATCAGTAGTATGCGCTGAGCTTCGAGCCGCCTGAGAGGGTGTCTCCTACGCGAGGCGGATACTAGGCGCGGACTACCTTCTTCTCGAGGGGAACTCGACCACAGTGATTGAGTGGATACGGGGCCGAAGGTGCTCAGTCGAGGATCGGTCACTACTCCATGACATTCATGGAGTACTGAGAGAGTGTGACTCGTACCAGGTCACGCATGCTTATCGGAAGGCGAACGACGCTACATATTGGGTTGCGTTCTACGCGGCTCATCACTCCGGAGGCTTCACCTGGACAAACCACGTGCGTGGTTGTGCCACTGCCTTTACATtgtattttgttttctgattttgttgaccTTATTCACACCCGTCGTGTGTGAGCCACCGTTGtaccaagaaaataaaaaaaagtaaagaaacCAAGGTGTATTTTGAGATCCTATTATATTCCTCTACTTACACCGAAATGTCAAAATGAGGCAGGCAAGCATAAAAGATATGGCAGctgaatttttattattttgcaatTCAGCATACATGATTAGAGCTCTAATGAAATGGATTAGATGATGATGGATGAGAGATAGATAAATATCCTAAAGATGCTGCTAGAATTTTCAACTAAGATGTTAAGCAAGATATTTAAAATCTTTTCACGTTATTGACCTAGAAGATGAAAGATGAGAAATGGACTACCATCCTGAGACAATTTGTAATCTTTCAAAGATTTCACTGTGAAATGGGTCCTAGAAGGAAAGTCGTATCGCCAATGTCTGTGGAAATTCACAGATATGGAATGGCAAACCTGGACATGATAACTCCAGGAACCTACTCTTTCAACCAGTGGAGAAACCAGCGACGGCAGCCTGTGTTAGCAAAAGGTCAATTGGCTTCAGAATATAGACAAGGTATGTCACTTTCAGGAGCAGAGTGGTTATGTAGTATTCTGTCTTATGTTACAAAAGAAGATGCAATATCTTAGTGATAATGCAAGAAGCCTGAacaaattcttaaaaaaattagatatgttggtttttcagcaGACAGTAGTTGAGGCAAGACCCTGCCTTGCTCGAAGAGAATTTGCCCAAGCATAATGGTTTACAAAGCAATTTTCATCAAGTTGATTACTCATGAAAAAAGAAGGTTGGGTTTTTAGCGTATTTTACAGAAAGATGATGTCCAGTATCTGTTGATATGCGGTCTAACCTCAAGTAGGCATTGAAGAGATAATTTTAGCTCTTCCAACCACTCCTTTTAAAGTAGAAGCTGAAGCTATGTGGCTTGCTCTATAAGAAAATCGATTAGTCCATAATCAATTCCTATTATCTGAATTTAGTGATATTCTTAAAAGGACAGTGGTGGACTTGTGAAAAAATGACAAAATGTTGATCAATATTGGCAGGTGACAAGAAACTTTGAAGAGTTCCTAAATGCTGAACTGACTCCCTAATCAATTCAAGAATGTGAATGCTCTCGCAAACTGGTGGGTTTGTACAAAACCTACAATTGCAACCACATTGATGATGTAGAGTTCAACTCCTGCAAAGCTATGAAACTGTTTCACCTTGCTGTAATGCTGTTAAAGGTTAATGTAATAGAGGTGTTTTGCAGTCTCAACCACTCCATCCTAACCAAGAAAGAATATAATGATTTACATATATTGTAAATAGATAGACATTTCAAACCACAGGATCACAATACAAATGCCCTAGATAAGCTGACGAGAATTTTGGGTGacattatataccaaaccaTCA
This is a stretch of genomic DNA from Phoenix dactylifera cultivar Barhee BC4 chromosome 9, palm_55x_up_171113_PBpolish2nd_filt_p, whole genome shotgun sequence. It encodes these proteins:
- the LOC103701886 gene encoding transcription factor MYB93-like, whose amino-acid sequence is MGRSPCCDEIGLKKGPWTPEEDQKLIQYIQKHGHGSWRALPKLAGLQRCGKSCRLRWTNYLRPDIKRGKFSSEEEQTILHLHSILGNKWSAIATHLPGRTDNEIKNFWNTHLKKKLIRVGIDPMTHRPRTDLFATLPQLMALASLGGLMDCRSLDDQLRAEAARLANLQCLQYFLQSSAAISNSSNGNTLTGEMDAMNLSNQLPLNAVVSNPSHNPFTVVNAQTRLHHLSEFSCSLEQPLGSDAREGSTFMDFSQGESKGLATPVVSPPPPPPPSTLPPLAVASMGSGDACSSSSHGGSVTTTFWPDLLFDEPLMSEFA